In Etheostoma cragini isolate CJK2018 chromosome 15, CSU_Ecrag_1.0, whole genome shotgun sequence, the DNA window ACCCAAAGTGGACACCGATCTGTCCTGCAACCAAAGGCCGGTAAGACAgaagcctcctcctcctcctcctcctcctcctcctcctcccttcagTTTTCCCTCTgggtcttttccttttttcgGGTCAGCCGGGCCTCGCGTATCTCCTCCAGGGTCTTACGGGGGTCCATGACAAAAGCCAGAGCAACGCCGGCAGTGCCATCCCCGCTCTGCCGGGAGAAGCACAGGAAGGAGGCCCAGAGGAAGGCGCAGCAGCCCATGAAGGCCGTCCGCATGTGCACCGGCATCAGGATAAAGTTCAGAAACTGGGAAGAGGGCAGGAAACAGCACGTGATGTTACATGTACAGATAAAACTGTTACAACTTtggctttttactttttatttatccttACAGACTGATCGGTCAGACAGAACAAAAGCTGCTCTATCtaatgtctttcattttttaaataaggtatgaatgtgtaaaatACAGTCAAGTGCTTTCATTTTTACCTGCATGAATGGC includes these proteins:
- the LOC117958680 gene encoding mpv17-like protein, which gives rise to MYWPFMQFLNFILMPVHMRTAFMGCCAFLWASFLCFSRQSGDGTAGVALAFVMDPRKTLEEIREARLTRKKEKTQREN